From one Treponema denticola genomic stretch:
- a CDS encoding Rpn family recombination-promoting nuclease/putative transposase, which produces MEKLFKITLRNDYAFKRVFGAEENKDVLQDLLECILDIPPENIAGLELLDKEFHKELLSEKLGILDIKLRLKDGTFVDIEIQNSWYFDFPERTLYYWSKMYNEAIKQGQDYTKLPKCITINLIGKGFNKNKRLHNKYLVLEQDTKEPLVSKLEIHILNLEKARLLKEGQYKNNKTKRLLNWLKFIETDNPEVREVLAENSEIMKKANTAISVMEMSPRDKWLYDSRMKYEHDRASCISEGYRKGIEEGILQGEIKGIEQGIQQGFANGSYQAKLETAKLMKKMNYPISDICTISGLSVEEIESL; this is translated from the coding sequence ATGGAAAAATTGTTTAAAATAACTCTCCGCAACGATTACGCCTTTAAGCGAGTCTTCGGAGCGGAAGAAAACAAAGACGTACTACAGGACTTACTGGAATGTATACTGGATATTCCGCCTGAGAATATCGCAGGTTTGGAGCTCTTGGATAAGGAGTTTCATAAGGAACTTTTAAGTGAAAAGCTAGGTATATTGGACATCAAGTTAAGACTAAAAGACGGAACCTTTGTCGACATTGAAATTCAAAACAGTTGGTATTTTGATTTTCCTGAAAGGACCTTATATTATTGGTCTAAAATGTATAACGAAGCTATAAAACAAGGTCAAGACTATACAAAACTGCCAAAGTGTATTACAATAAATTTGATAGGAAAAGGCTTTAATAAAAATAAGCGTTTACACAACAAGTATCTTGTTCTTGAACAAGATACAAAAGAGCCTTTAGTTTCAAAACTTGAGATTCATATACTAAACCTTGAAAAGGCAAGGCTCTTAAAGGAAGGTCAATATAAAAATAATAAAACAAAACGCTTATTAAACTGGCTTAAATTTATCGAAACTGATAATCCGGAGGTGAGAGAAGTGTTAGCAGAAAATTCAGAGATAATGAAAAAAGCAAATACCGCTATTTCTGTAATGGAAATGAGTCCTAGAGATAAATGGCTTTATGATTCCCGTATGAAATATGAACATGACAGGGCTTCATGTATAAGCGAAGGTTATCGAAAAGGCATTGAAGAAGGAATATTGCAGGGAGAAATAAAAGGGATAGAGCAAGGCATACAACAAGGCTTTGCTAATGGCTCTTACCAAGCTAAACTTGAAACGGCAAAGTTGATGAAAAAGATGAATTATCCGATTAGTGATATTTGCACAATATCCGGCCTTTCTGTTGAAGAAATCGAAAGCTTATAA